A window of Callospermophilus lateralis isolate mCalLat2 chromosome 13, mCalLat2.hap1, whole genome shotgun sequence contains these coding sequences:
- the Map10 gene encoding microtubule-associated protein 10, which produces MAAERLFSLELLVDWVRLEAAPPPDPAVAFRLLDFPPLLVRAPTTPAPAPGGALGFGRGKACVFRLRPAALRRPRLRAALLQLPVAPGPPAPRMLGACDVPLPAARGPGSRGTFALLDPEGERVGDLALFCRLTELGGRARDPAPNPVPQNSAPADLDPDLGALDPGPQDPAPQDPDLGTPDPDPQDPADLDPDLGAPNPTARPSCTGSAEMGRPGPVEASGSSASASSEEDSELDLETNTFCPPPLYYTHLTQERAVSAGVKITIEPQRDVPEELGDALPEKVLVNPPTHLSPPEGTDSATQETLPVLLSPPGSQDVGAINQTTCHPQTEQNTINTIRQLPLLNALLIELSLLYKQPVASPTHVHPHLAWLYRTEDKKVPESCTKSTYQSESKKDKLSVGGHEKSASLQCKKNQVENLKKGKYFENNGNCQKRVTRGKLLYGLTNTLRLRLKQTNPDMLVIHEKREEYRKMQAQMLGTSTKFRIPSSKVKVLSFAEQSQKPHQLPRDKYLHSDASPENSDTSRQISEVFDETSTTKETKLKCATGKKTVDCGENRTSTLGRIASSADFIIPERLTHTSILGGKLETRVQSPCVFQQHAMPGRIIDKEIDDWQVRNTNNGIPAEMSENSSHESISELKYSDDFTSPCYSEDFYTTEETSRSLQTHASSPRAEISPRRTSNGPRPPLGKSSSEKSSILSPPFSAGSPILSQKRCHLSKTHDKCVEKASSNSTSNLSSSHWTKEKESQIDQSSRHNTKDKKRCQDFSMKLKAETDCKWSEKSQSPRTSQVSSYLPSNLSELELNVLDGSTSDHFEDDDDIGSLRISKQYKDICELVINKLPGYTV; this is translated from the coding sequence ATGGCGGCCGAGCGGCTCTTCTCGCTGGAGCTGCTGGTGGACTGGGTGCGCTTGGAGGCCGCGCCGCCGCCTGACCCCGCCGTGGCATTCCGCCTGCTGGACTTCCCGCCGCTGCTGGTGCGCGCACCCACCACGCCCGCCCCGGCCCCCGGCGGCGCGCTGGGCTTCGGGCGCGGCAAGGCCTGCGTGTTCCGCCTGCGTCCCGCCGCCCTGCGCCGCCCGCGGCTGCGCGCCGCGCTGCTGCAGCTGCCCGTCGCTCCCGGCCCGCCCGCGCCGCGGATGCTGGGCGCCTGCGACGTCCCGCTGCCCGCCGCCCGCGGGCCCGGCAGCCGTGGCACCTTCGCCCTGCTGGACCCCGAGGGCGAGCGCGTCGGGGACCTGGCGCTCTTCTGCCGCCTGACGGAGTTGGGCGGCCGCGCCCGGGACCCCGCCCCGAACCCCGTACCCCAGAATTCCGCCCCTGCCGACCTGGACCCCGACCTCGGCGCCTTGGACCCAGGACCCCAGGATCCCGCCCCCCAGGACCCCGACCTCGGCACCCCGGACCCAGACCCCCAGGATCCCGCCGACCTGGACCCCGATCTAGGCGCCCCGAACCCCACGGCCCGCCCATCCTGCACAGGCTCCGCGGAGATGGGCAGGCCTGGCCCTGTGGAGGCTTCGGGCAGCAGTGCCAGCGCCTCCAGCGAGGAAGACTCCGAGCTGGACCTGGAAACCAACACCTTTTGCCCTCCTCCTCTGTATTACACTCACTTGACCCAAGAAAGGGCGGTTTCTGCTGGCGTCAAAATCACCATTGAGCCCCAAAGGGACGTACCCGAGGAGCTGGGTGATGCCTTGCCGGAAAAAGTACTTGTAAACCCTCCAACACATCTGAGTCCTCCTGAAGGTACAGATTCTGCAACACAGGAGACTCTTCCTGTGCTTTTGAGTCCACCAGGGAGTCAGGATGTAGGAGCAATTAATCAAACTACATGTCACCCTCAAACTgaacaaaatacaattaatacaaTAAGGCAGCTTCCTCTGCTAAATGCTTTGTTAATTGAGTTGTCCTTGTTATATAAACAACCCGTGGCAAGCCCAACTCATGTACATCCCCACTTAGCCTGGTTGTATAGAACCGAGGATAAGAAGGTACCAGAATCTTGCACCAAATCCACATACCAGTCCGAATCTAAGAAGGATAAGCTTTCAGTGGGGGGCCACGAGAAGTCAGCCAGCCTTCAGTGTAAAAAGAACCAAGTTGAAAATCTTAAGAAAGGTAAATATTTTGAGAACAATGGCAACTGCCAAAAAAGAGTTACAAGGGGGAAGCTACTTTATGGCTTAACAAATACACTCAGATTACGTTTAAAGCAAACAAATCCTGACATGTTGGTAATACACGAAAAGAGAGAAGAGTATAGAAAAATGCAAGCACAAATGTTGGGTACAAGTACAAAATTCAGAATTCCATCCTCTAAAGTTAAAGTATTAAGCTTTGCAGAACAAAGTCAGAAGCCACATCAGCTGCCTAGAGACAAGTATTTACATTCAGATGCATCTCCTGAAAATAGTGATACCTCAAGGCAAATTAGTGAAGTCTTTGATGAAACCAGCACAACTAAAGAAACTAAACTAAAATGTGCAACTGGAAAAAAGACAGTTGATTGTGGGGAAAACAGAACCAGCACATTGGGAAGAATCGCGAGTTCTGCAGATTTTATTATTCCAGAAAGATTGACTCATACAAGTATTTTGGGAGGAAAACTGGAAACCAGAGTCCAAAGTCCATGTGTTTTTCAACAACATGCTATGCCTGGCAGAATTATAGATAAAGAAATAGATGATTGGCAGGTCAGAAACACAAATAATGGTATTCCTGCTGAAATGAGTGAAAATAGTTCCCATGAAAGCATCTCGGAGCTGAAGTATTCAGATGACTTCACCAGCCCTTGCTATTCAGAAGACTTCTACACCACTGAGGAGACCAGCAGGAGCTTGCAGACTCATGCTAGCAGTCCACGGGCAGAAATTTCACCTAGGAGGACGTCTAATGGACCAAGACCACCCCTAGGGAAAAGTAGCAGTGAGAAGAGTTCTATTCTTAGCCCACCTTTTTCAGCTGGATCACCAATACTCTCACAAAAAAGATGTCATCTTTCAAAGACTCATGATAAATGTGTGGAGAAAGCATCTAGTAATTCCACCAGTAATTTATCTTCATCCCACTGGACTAAGGAAAAAGAAAGCCAGATAGATCAAAGCAGTAGGCATAACACTAAGGATAAAAAAAGATGTCAAGACTTCTCTATGAAACTTAAAGCAGAAACTGATTGCAAATGGTCAGAAAAAAGCCAGTCACCACGGACATCTCAAGTGAGTTCTTACCTGCCCTCTAATTTGTCAGAACTAGAACTCAATGTTCTGGATGGCAGTACTTCAGATCATTTTGAAGATGATGATGACATTGGTTCACTAAGAATTTCAAAGCAATATAAAGATATCTGTGAGTTAGTAATAAACAAACTTCCAGGATATACGGTGTAA